Part of the Zingiber officinale cultivar Zhangliang chromosome 6A, Zo_v1.1, whole genome shotgun sequence genome, TTACATTATTTTTTTCAGAGGGCCTCACTATCTGCACTCTATGTGTGAAGAAAATATACATAACATGTGAAGGACCTAtaaccaaaaaaaacaaaaaagacatGAACATGAATCATGCAACTTCAACGAAGCTTATTCTGGGCCACTGCCTGACAGAGCTCATCCTCGCAGAACAGAACCCTTGTAGAAGATACAGGCTCGAGAACAGGCTTTGGCAAGCCTGGTGGCGCTATGTTTGGTTGAGGTAATGTGGACTCTGGGAATAGAACAGCTGCAATCTGCTTTATGTCCAGCAGGTGAAGGCGAGATCGTGGGCCACCATGCTTTGGAGCTTTTGGTGTATGTGGGATGGATCCCCAAATTCTTTTCCCTTCAGCCTTGCTGCAAATGCACAGGGTAGGGTTAAAATGACGAGCATGTTGAATGGTAGAACTGGAAGATGTGCGTTCAAAAAGAAGTACTTTGCGAAGGGCCAATGTTCAGTTGGCACTGGAGTCTTGGCGTTAAGCATTTCCTGCCGTGACCTGTCTGGAGTTGTGTAGTTGAAGTGATACTGTCTGGCTGCAATAACCTGGTGAATGGAGCACAAGTAACGCGAAAGAGATGAATAAATGATGATTAGAAACTTTTGGTCAATGACCTTGGATCCAGTTTTGAGAGTTAAGAACCAGTAGCATGGTGAAGTTAAATTTTTGGACATTGATAAACAATTAAGGAATGTAATGTAACTCATTAATAGTTTCTTTTCTAGGACACATCTCAATATTTGGTCAATTTAATACGATATAAGTCTAAACTACATATTTCAGAAGTTATAAAAATTAACACAAGAAACATAAAAACTTTAGGTAAAGAGCAAGACAGTCAGCTTACATGTATATTGAATGGTACCACTGAAGAAATGTGAATATGGCGATTAACTACTTCCGAAGTTAAATCTTGCTTATTCATAAAAAAACAGGTATATTGTGATGAAATCACATAGAAAAAAAGCTCATGATTAAGAAttaaattctcaaaaaaaaaaatgctatttATTACTTGTCACAAGGATCAAGCATAAGAAGCTTCATAACACGTGAATAAATCATTATTACCTAAAGTAATGTACAGCTCCTACATCAAATGGGACTACTCAACATGAATATTTAATATTTGTCTCTCAATTGTCACTCTGCGGCAGCCAATgagaacaaaatttaaaaaataacaataGCACACTTACCGCAGCTCGAATTCGCTGGGAAACATGGAAAACAGCTCTTAGTTGATCATGATGCAAGTGGCAAAGGATTTTGATCTTCATCGGAAAAAAAGGGAAAAGGGTGTTTAAAAAAATGTGATTACTAatgaaatcaaaaacataaactTCTGCATCAAAGTATAACAAGTGATAGAAAAAACACTCTCACTGGCCACATACCAGGATATCCATAGGAAGAGATTCAAGCCTTGATTTGCTTTCAAACTCAACACTTTGTGGTGTTTTAGGTGTTGCTGGAAGTTTTCGCAGTTTAACTTCGGTTATCATTGACTGAGATAGAACTCTGTTTGGAGAGGTCATTAGCACATCACTTTGAATAACATCAGCCAGAGTAAGTAGATTAATCTTCGCCATCTCTGTCTCCAGTACAATCCTCTTCTTTCCTATGTCAGTACACAACTTGTTTGACATCTTGTTGGAACGCATTTGTGCAAGTGCACCAGGTTTTAGGTACTTGTTTTTATTTGTCTTCACTTTCACTTTCTGTTTTTGCTTGAACGCCATGGCTTACAAGTGATAGAATGCAAATCTAACTTAGAAATATAAGTATGCTTCACCACTGATTCCAGTGATTCCTATAGATTTGGAAGAGGATAGTATTAAAACGAGTACATAGAAGCAAATAGAATGATCACAAATGATAAGCAAGTAGTTCTATAACGAATTTATAATATAGAAGATTATAGTAAGGATTTGGAATAGGTACAAATATCAACAAAGAATAAAGTCAACCGTGATTTGTGTCTATTCGTAGCAGCAACACAAACTTACAGTGGTTAAAACTAAAATCAAGCAGAATAACTGAACAAACTAAAATTACTACATTACCAAATGAAGACAAGGCAGTAGGTATAACCTTCCTATATAACCAATGCTTCAGCATCAGTTGCTTAATCAGGATCAACTGGTGAATATGTTCTAAAACATAATCTAATACCAGTCCATTTATCAAAAATGGATCTAATTATCAAAATCATTGCTCTTAAGAGAATTTGTGAGATTATCTTCGCATACACAGCGTGGGATTTAGGAGGTTGACGGGAGGGGTAGGAAGAGAATAACGTTGTTTTTGGTGCTCTTTTTGGTAGTTTTAAAACTAGAGTATTtcttttggtaaataaggaaacaTGACCACTCCTTTTGGTAAAAAGTCATAGTATGTTAGAAGGCATTTAATGTTTTTGATAATATATTGTAATATTAGCCTAAAGGTATATTATAATATGTTCTAATGTTTTATCTGAATCTGTATATCTTATTTGCAATTTCTCGTCATTTGCAAGCTTCTTCTATTACTGTGTTTAATGGTTTGAACTTCTCTAAATGGAGTGAGCAGGTCAATTTTCATTTAGATGTATTGGATCTTGACTTGGCACTACTAAAGGAAAAAACCCAATATTATTACTGATTCAAGGAGTgaagaagaaaagtccaaatatAAAGCACGGGAACGGTCTAACAGATTAAGCCTTATGTTTATATGAATGACTATCGCAAACAATATTAAGACTACCACTCCACAAACAGAAGATGCAAAGGAACATTTGAAGTTTGTGGAAGAACCTTTTTGTTCTGCTAATAAGTCACTCGCTGATACATTAATGGCACAACTCGCGACCATAAAGTTTCATGGGTCGTGTAATATGTAAGAGCATACCATTAAGATGATTAATATTgcaacaaaattaaaaactttaggAATGGTTGTGGATGACTGCTTGGTTCAATTTATTCTGAACTCATTGCCTCCTGAATATGGTGCTTTTCAAATTAACTATAACACTATTAAGGAAAAGTGAAATGTTAAGGCTAGTAAGAAGGAACATAATAATGATAAATGTCATTTCTGTAAAAAAGAACACTATCAGAAAGATTGCCCTAAACGCAAGGCTTGATTCATGTATCTAATATAATGCAAGGATTCCTTACAATCCAAACTATAAATCAAACTGAAAATTTCCTATATATGGGAAATCGTATGAAGGCTCCAATTGAAAGCATAGGGATTTATCGTTTGGTCTTAGATACTGGCTATCATTTAGACTTATTACAAACTCTTTATGTACCTTCAATTTCAAGGAACCTTATTTCTCTTTCAAAACTTGATGTTTGTGGttttggttttaattttagaaaagcTTGTTTTAATTTATATAAGAATTCAAGACTTATTAGAAAGATTGGTAAAAAATGATATTctacaaaatttagattttattgatCTTGGTTTATATGTGGATTGTATCTTATGGATCAATGCAATGAAAGAAGAATTGCAATCCATGTATGAAAATAATGTTTGGGATATCATTGAATTGTTAGAAGGTTCCATACGAGTTGGATGCAAATGGGTCTTTAAGACCAAGCACGACTCAAATGGTAATATTGAACAATATAAAGCTAGACTTATTGCTAAAGGATACACTTAACAAGATGGCATTGATTATAAAGAGACATTTTCACCTGTCTCAAAGAAAGACTCATTACGTATTATCATGGCACTGGTGGCTCATTATGATTTAAAGTTACACCAGATAGATGTGAAAATAGCCTTTCTGAATGGAAATCTTGAAAAAGTATATATGGACCAACCTGAAGATTTTTTAATTGAAGGAAAAGGTCATCTAATGTGTAAACATAAGAAATCAATATATGAACTTAAACAAGCTTCCAAACAATGGTATATTAAGTTTAATAATACCATTACATCTTTTGGTTTTGAAGAAAATGTTGTTGATCAATGCATATACCGAAAGATCAATGGGagcaaaattatatttttaatcttatatgttgatgatattttgcTTGCTACTAATGATTTGGACATGTTGCATATGACAAGACTTTCTCtctaagaattttgaaatgaaagatatgGGCGAAGCATCCTACATGATCGAAATTGAAATATTTCGTGATAGATCACAAGGACTGTTGGGATTATCTCAAAAGCTTATATTGAAAGAATTCTAGAGAGATTTAATATGAAAAAATATTCTGTTGGAATTTCTCCAATTTAGAAAGGGGACAAAGTTAGTTTTATGCAATGTCCAAAGAATGATATAGAACGAAAACAAATGGATTCAATTCCATATGCTTCtattgtaggaagtctaatgtatgtacAAACCTGTACAAGACCAAATATTAGTTTTACGATTGGCATGCtcagaagatatcaaagtaatcctagaATTAATCATTGGAAAATTGTTAAGAGAGTTTTAAGGTATCTTCAAGGCACTAAGAATTACATGCTTGTGAACAAAAAAAACTAATCACTTGGAAGTGGTTGGTTACTCAAATTCAGATTTTGACGGATGCATCAACAGTAGAAAGTCCACTTT contains:
- the LOC121993797 gene encoding F-box protein At4g35930-like, producing MAFKQKQKVKVKTNKNKYLKPGALAQMRSNKMSNKLCTDIGKKRIVLETEMAKINLLTLADVIQSDVLMTSPNRVLSQSMITEVKLRKLPATPKTPQSVEFESKSRLESLPMDILIKILCHLHHDQLRAVFHVSQRIRAAVIAARQYHFNYTTPDRSRQEMLNAKTPVPTEHWPFANKAEGKRIWGSIPHTPKAPKHGGPRSRLHLLDIKQIAAVLFPESTLPQPNIAPPGLPKPVLEPVSSTRVLFCEDELCQAVAQNKLR